One window of Vicinamibacterales bacterium genomic DNA carries:
- the rnc gene encoding ribonuclease III — protein MNNDLVVIFRTPSEIEANVIRGLLETHDIPSALLSDNSRTVFPLALNDQAWERRVAVSPSDAAAALRIIESHRDDVAGGRVVPFGSELEPLERKLGYRFKDRGLLEHALTHRSRVHEDASGGVFDNESMEFLGDSILGFVIAAMLFREFPHHNEGQKSKLKASLVSAASLARLAAKLDLGEFLILGRGEEKTGGRRKGALIADCYEALIAAIYLDGGIEPAQRFIESQFSELVQEAKRTGAAAAFTDDWKSALQEFLQSQGRGLPAYRLTGELGPDHRKSFVVEVVVEGQPLAQAEGRSKKEAAQSAARAALEKLTA, from the coding sequence ATGAACAACGATCTGGTGGTCATCTTCCGGACCCCGTCGGAAATCGAAGCCAACGTGATCCGCGGGCTGCTGGAGACGCACGACATCCCGTCGGCGCTGCTCAGCGACAACTCGCGCACCGTGTTCCCGCTGGCGCTGAACGACCAGGCGTGGGAGCGCCGCGTCGCCGTCAGCCCGTCCGACGCGGCGGCGGCGCTCAGGATCATCGAGAGTCACCGCGACGACGTGGCCGGCGGGCGGGTGGTGCCGTTCGGCTCCGAACTGGAGCCGCTCGAGCGGAAGCTGGGCTACCGCTTCAAGGATCGCGGCCTGCTCGAGCACGCGCTGACGCACCGGTCCCGCGTCCACGAGGACGCGAGCGGCGGCGTGTTCGACAACGAATCGATGGAGTTCCTCGGCGATTCGATTCTCGGCTTCGTCATCGCGGCCATGCTGTTCCGCGAGTTCCCGCACCACAACGAGGGGCAGAAGTCGAAGCTGAAGGCGTCCCTGGTCTCGGCGGCCTCGCTCGCGCGTCTCGCGGCGAAGCTCGACCTCGGCGAGTTCCTGATTCTCGGGCGCGGTGAAGAGAAGACGGGCGGCCGCCGCAAGGGGGCGCTGATTGCCGATTGCTACGAGGCGTTGATCGCCGCCATCTACCTGGACGGCGGCATCGAACCGGCGCAGCGGTTCATCGAGTCGCAGTTCAGCGAACTGGTCCAGGAAGCGAAGCGCACCGGCGCGGCGGCGGCATTCACCGACGACTGGAAGTCGGCGCTGCAGGAATTCCTGCAGTCACAAGGCCGCGGCCTGCCCGCCTACCGCCTGACCGGCGAGCTGGGCCCCGATCACCGCAAGAGCTTCGTCGTCGAAGTGGTCGTGGAAGGGCAGCCGCTGGCGCAGGCGGAAGGGCGCAGTAAGAAGGAAGCGGCGCAATCCGCCGCGCGCGCGGCGCTGGAGAAACTCACGGCCTGA
- a CDS encoding SpoIIE family protein phosphatase gives MARRPSPRPAAAPQPSPRDLLFATWFGRLFLGAAVLKFLVATGRVLTGADPDRLPAVVRALSGAATLGLAIALGMFAWRLFVLIKRRLLWRVRRKLILSYIFIGVIPSLLILVFFLFAGSLVFMNVSAYLFKDGYDQIVENARLSAQAAATEITRNPASAVETIERVHRIRAGMYPAISVAFVGTDGSVKTVGPWRRAPVPRSIPAWLTGDGFAGSISAPAKDADGEEELIVRALIKVAGGTGGAVVVDVPVDDQVTHRLHQASGVRLENVYDTRVRDANTPVNSTPGQTNRAVLFERSLAQIDVHEWDSGTVRSDTAVLTYRLGELYRHLSSAQSLLVQGNMKLSDALLFVLFLIGVMFLIIEAVALVMGLALARSITSSVHELFMGTERVRQGDFTHRINIESRDQLGELADSFNQMTGSIENLLQTAAEKKRLEEELRIARQIQMSLLPRGPLDFPGVAVTALCVPAREVGGDYYDFFRVGERRLGVLIADVSGKGTSAALYMAELKGLMLSLSQIYQSPRQLLIEVNRIISANLDTRSFITMTYAVIDLDAGVMTYARAGHTPLMYMPADEDAQAQVLVPNGLVVGLRIPGADEKFQDLLEEDRITLRKGDMLVFYTDGITEAMNPQSDLFGDARLSRLVSEHGHLDTADLRERILREIESFVGAADQHDDMTMILIKIEDAFVSTARLAV, from the coding sequence ATGGCGCGACGCCCCAGTCCGCGGCCCGCCGCCGCGCCGCAGCCAAGTCCGCGCGACCTTCTGTTCGCAACATGGTTCGGCCGCCTGTTCCTCGGCGCCGCCGTCTTGAAGTTCCTCGTCGCGACGGGGCGCGTGCTCACCGGCGCGGATCCCGATCGTCTGCCGGCCGTGGTGCGGGCGCTCAGCGGCGCCGCGACGCTGGGGCTGGCGATCGCGCTCGGCATGTTCGCCTGGCGCCTGTTCGTGCTGATCAAGCGCCGCCTGCTGTGGCGCGTGCGCCGGAAGCTGATCCTCTCCTACATCTTCATCGGCGTCATCCCGTCGCTGCTGATCCTCGTCTTCTTCCTGTTCGCCGGCAGCCTCGTGTTCATGAACGTCAGCGCGTACCTGTTCAAGGACGGCTACGACCAGATCGTCGAGAACGCGCGGCTGAGCGCGCAGGCGGCGGCGACGGAAATCACCCGCAACCCGGCGTCGGCGGTCGAGACCATCGAGCGCGTGCATCGCATCCGCGCCGGCATGTATCCGGCGATCTCGGTCGCCTTCGTGGGCACCGACGGCTCGGTGAAGACCGTCGGGCCGTGGCGGCGCGCGCCGGTGCCGCGATCGATCCCGGCGTGGCTGACCGGCGACGGCTTCGCGGGATCGATCAGCGCGCCGGCCAAGGACGCCGACGGCGAAGAGGAGCTGATCGTCCGGGCGCTGATCAAGGTCGCCGGCGGGACCGGCGGCGCGGTGGTGGTCGACGTGCCGGTGGACGATCAAGTCACCCACCGGCTGCACCAGGCGTCCGGCGTGCGGCTCGAGAACGTCTACGACACCCGCGTGCGCGACGCCAATACGCCGGTCAACAGCACGCCGGGCCAGACCAACCGCGCCGTGCTCTTCGAGCGCAGCCTGGCGCAGATCGACGTGCACGAATGGGATTCCGGCACCGTGCGGAGCGACACGGCGGTGCTGACCTACCGGCTCGGCGAGCTGTACCGGCACCTGTCGAGCGCGCAGTCGCTGCTCGTGCAGGGGAACATGAAGCTCTCCGACGCGCTGCTCTTCGTGCTGTTCCTGATCGGGGTGATGTTCCTGATCATCGAGGCGGTCGCGCTGGTGATGGGGCTGGCGCTGGCGCGATCGATCACCAGCTCGGTGCACGAGCTGTTCATGGGGACCGAGCGCGTCCGCCAGGGGGACTTCACCCACCGCATCAACATCGAGTCGCGCGATCAGCTCGGCGAGCTGGCCGATTCGTTCAACCAGATGACCGGCAGCATCGAGAACCTGCTGCAGACGGCGGCGGAGAAGAAGCGGCTCGAGGAAGAGCTGCGCATCGCGCGGCAGATCCAGATGTCGCTGCTGCCCCGCGGACCGCTCGACTTCCCGGGCGTCGCCGTCACCGCGCTCTGCGTCCCGGCGAGGGAAGTCGGCGGCGACTACTACGATTTCTTCCGGGTCGGCGAGCGCCGGCTGGGCGTGCTGATCGCGGACGTCTCGGGCAAGGGAACGTCGGCGGCGCTCTACATGGCGGAGCTGAAGGGGCTGATGCTCTCGCTCAGCCAGATCTACCAGTCGCCGCGCCAGCTGCTGATCGAAGTGAACCGGATCATCTCGGCCAACCTCGACACGCGCAGCTTCATCACCATGACCTACGCGGTCATCGATCTCGACGCGGGGGTGATGACCTACGCGCGGGCCGGCCACACGCCGCTGATGTACATGCCGGCCGACGAGGACGCCCAGGCGCAGGTGCTGGTGCCCAACGGCCTGGTCGTGGGGCTGCGCATCCCCGGCGCCGACGAGAAGTTCCAGGACCTGCTCGAGGAGGATCGCATCACGCTGCGCAAGGGGGACATGCTGGTGTTCTACACCGACGGCATCACCGAAGCGATGAACCCGCAGAGCGATCTGTTCGGCGACGCGCGCCTCAGCCGCCTGGTCAGCGAGCACGGCCACCTCGACACCGCGGACCTGCGCGAGCGGATCCTGCGCGAGATCGAGTCCTTCGTCGGCGCCGCCGACCAGCACGACGACATGACGATGATCCTGATCAAGATCGAGGATGCGTTCGTCAGCACGGCCAGGCTGGCGGTGTGA
- a CDS encoding cystathionine gamma-synthase, with protein MKLPPGARFPTICIHAGQTPDPGTGAIITPIFQTSTYVQEELGRHKGFEYARTQNPTRAALEANLAAIEGGAAAFAFASGMAAIDAITTLLEAGDHVVVTDNTYGGTFRLFDKVLTRYKLEFTYVDTSNPDLVERAIRPSTKMLFVETPTNPVLRLTDIAATAAVAHRHGLRLVVDNTFASPAVQRPIDLGADIVTHSTTKYLNGHSDSVGGVVIATREDDVAWLRFVQNAAGAILSPFDSWLVLRGTKTLMVRMAQHNANGMALAEFLSTHPKVKQVIYPGLASHPQHDLAKRQMKGFGGMVSFDVGTFEAARSVCNRVKLMSLAESLGGVETLISHPATMTHASVPAERRAAIGLTDSMVRISAGIEDVADLIEDLRQALD; from the coding sequence ATGAAACTCCCGCCGGGCGCGCGCTTCCCGACCATCTGCATCCACGCTGGACAGACGCCCGACCCCGGCACCGGCGCCATCATCACGCCGATCTTCCAGACCTCCACGTACGTCCAGGAGGAGCTCGGCCGCCACAAGGGGTTCGAGTACGCGCGCACGCAGAATCCGACCCGCGCCGCGCTCGAGGCCAACCTCGCGGCGATCGAAGGGGGCGCCGCGGCATTCGCGTTCGCCTCCGGCATGGCGGCGATCGACGCCATCACCACCCTGCTGGAAGCCGGCGACCACGTCGTCGTCACCGACAACACCTACGGCGGCACGTTCCGTCTGTTCGACAAGGTGCTGACCCGCTACAAGCTCGAATTCACCTACGTCGACACGTCGAACCCGGATCTCGTCGAGCGGGCGATCCGCCCGAGCACGAAGATGCTGTTCGTCGAGACCCCCACGAACCCGGTGCTCCGCCTGACCGACATCGCCGCGACGGCCGCCGTCGCGCACCGCCACGGCCTGCGCCTGGTCGTCGACAACACCTTCGCGAGCCCCGCGGTCCAGCGTCCGATCGACCTCGGCGCCGACATCGTCACCCACAGCACGACCAAGTACCTGAACGGCCACAGCGACAGCGTCGGCGGCGTGGTGATCGCGACGCGGGAGGACGACGTCGCGTGGCTGCGGTTCGTGCAGAACGCCGCCGGAGCGATCCTCAGCCCGTTCGACTCCTGGCTGGTCCTCCGCGGGACCAAGACGCTGATGGTACGGATGGCGCAGCACAACGCGAACGGCATGGCGCTCGCCGAGTTCCTGTCGACCCACCCGAAGGTGAAGCAGGTGATCTACCCGGGACTCGCCAGCCACCCGCAGCACGATCTCGCGAAGCGTCAGATGAAGGGCTTCGGGGGGATGGTCTCGTTCGACGTCGGCACGTTCGAGGCGGCGCGCAGCGTGTGCAATCGCGTGAAGCTGATGTCGCTCGCCGAGAGCCTCGGCGGCGTCGAGACGCTGATCAGCCACCCGGCGACGATGACCCACGCGTCAGTGCCGGCGGAACGGCGCGCGGCCATCGGCCTGACCGACAGCATGGTCCGGATTTCCGCAGGGATCGAGGACGTCGCCGACCTGATCGAGGATCTCAGGCAGGCGCTGGACTAG
- a CDS encoding DedA family protein, translating into MIDFFRQAIDFVIHFDKHLFEFVELYGTWVYGFLFAIVFAETGLVVAPFLPGDSLLFATGALAGAGVLNIWLAGGLLIAASILGDAVNYAAGRYVGPRAFSATDTAHWTHRLLNRSHLQRAHEFFERYGGKAVVLGRFVPIVRTFVPFVAGAGAMNYPAFAFYNVTGALLWVGLCMGAGFTFGNIPVVRDNFSLITIGIVFVSVLPMIVEVIRVWLTRRPR; encoded by the coding sequence GTGATTGATTTTTTCCGACAGGCAATCGACTTCGTCATCCACTTCGACAAGCACCTCTTCGAGTTCGTCGAGCTTTACGGTACCTGGGTCTACGGGTTCCTCTTCGCGATCGTGTTCGCGGAGACCGGCCTGGTGGTGGCGCCGTTTCTGCCCGGGGACTCGCTGCTGTTCGCGACCGGCGCGCTGGCCGGAGCCGGGGTGCTCAACATCTGGCTCGCGGGCGGGCTGCTGATCGCGGCGTCGATCCTGGGCGACGCGGTCAACTACGCGGCCGGCCGCTACGTCGGCCCCCGCGCGTTCAGCGCCACCGATACCGCGCACTGGACGCACCGCCTGCTGAACCGGTCGCACCTGCAGCGCGCGCACGAGTTCTTCGAGCGCTACGGCGGCAAGGCGGTGGTGCTCGGCCGGTTCGTGCCGATCGTGCGGACCTTCGTGCCGTTCGTCGCGGGAGCCGGGGCGATGAACTACCCGGCGTTCGCCTTCTATAACGTGACCGGCGCGCTCCTGTGGGTGGGGCTCTGCATGGGCGCCGGCTTCACGTTCGGCAACATCCCGGTGGTCCGCGACAACTTCTCGCTGATCACGATCGGCATCGTGTTCGTCTCGGTGCTGCCGATGATCGTCGAGGTCATCCGCGTCTGGCTGACACGCCGGCCGCGCTAG
- the cutA gene encoding divalent-cation tolerance protein CutA — MTDTPHVLILTTLPADADAAAFATALVEAQLAACVNLLPVMESVYRWEGRVQRDSERQLLLKTSRERVATLWQRVRELHPYDVPEFIVLPIVDGNEAYLRWIGEATRTSTA; from the coding sequence ATGACCGATACGCCGCACGTTCTGATCCTGACCACGCTCCCCGCGGACGCGGATGCGGCCGCCTTCGCGACGGCGCTGGTCGAGGCGCAGCTCGCCGCGTGCGTCAATCTGCTGCCGGTGATGGAGTCCGTGTATCGCTGGGAAGGGCGCGTACAGCGCGACAGCGAGCGGCAGCTTCTCCTCAAGACGTCGCGGGAGCGCGTCGCCACGTTGTGGCAGCGCGTGCGCGAGCTGCACCCCTACGACGTGCCCGAATTCATCGTCCTGCCGATCGTGGACGGCAACGAGGCCTACCTGCGCTGGATAGGCGAAGCCACGCGGACATCGACAGCGTGA
- a CDS encoding septum formation initiator family protein: MPAAPPPWTPLRARLLNYALVFVTVVLVVDALVGDKGLLDTMRARRQHAEISDAIGRLKQDNDRLREEIRRYRDDPAAIEALAREELGLMREGELLFIVRDVKPFDKNQGKPTDAAQRK, from the coding sequence GTGCCCGCGGCGCCGCCGCCCTGGACCCCTCTGCGCGCGCGGCTGCTCAACTATGCGCTGGTGTTCGTCACCGTCGTCCTCGTGGTCGACGCGCTGGTCGGCGACAAGGGGCTCCTGGATACCATGCGGGCGCGGCGGCAGCACGCCGAGATCAGCGACGCCATCGGCCGGCTCAAGCAGGACAACGACAGGCTGCGGGAGGAGATCCGCCGCTACCGCGACGATCCCGCGGCGATCGAGGCCCTCGCCCGCGAGGAGCTGGGGCTGATGCGCGAGGGGGAGCTGCTGTTCATCGTCCGCGACGTGAAGCCGTTCGACAAGAACCAGGGCAAGCCCACGGACGCCGCTCAGCGTAAGTAA
- a CDS encoding glycoside hydrolase family 9 protein encodes MRRALVLRLAAALLAVLAPAGPAPLASLAGSAQPPIFARASQLGYLPDDAKIGVIFGGAPLPERFEIIDERGGVAFRGAPAPSAAQRWGAFTAHADLDFSALQRPGRYRIRVPGAADSHPFRIGADVFAEAADAMLGFMRQQRCGYNPYLDVVCHRFDGRTVEGPRPAGSFMPAHGGWHDAGDTLKYLITSSNATAQLLLAYTIAPRIWRDRTNDLGQPGGNGRPDVLDEARWGLDWLLRLHPARGELYHMVGDDRDHSGWRLPQDDQSDYGWGKGSYRAVYFATGAPQGLGKFKSESNGVANIAGRYAAAMALAYQIWKGDPREAAFAARCLRAGREVYALGRAREGVQQGNSYGAPYRYNENTWADDMEWGAAELHRATGEAGYLADARRYAKIIGATSWMGRETALHYEFYPFMNAGHFRLGAGAAYYRAGLDAAAAAGARNPWQIGVPFVWCSNNLVVALATQGVMYERMTGRRTFRTFSTRQRDWLFGVNPWGTSMFTGIGAVAPSDVHIPWFQLRKESVPGGLVDGPVQQAILASLKGVSLSRPDAFAAFQSPEAVYHDDWQDYATNEPTMDGTASAVLLMALQGRGYLR; translated from the coding sequence GTGCGTCGCGCACTCGTCCTGCGGTTGGCAGCGGCGCTGCTCGCAGTACTGGCGCCCGCGGGACCAGCGCCCCTGGCCTCCCTCGCAGGCTCCGCGCAGCCTCCGATTTTCGCCCGCGCCTCTCAACTCGGCTATCTGCCGGACGATGCCAAGATCGGCGTGATCTTCGGCGGCGCCCCCTTGCCGGAGCGGTTCGAGATCATCGACGAGCGCGGCGGCGTCGCGTTCCGGGGAGCGCCGGCCCCTTCTGCCGCGCAGCGGTGGGGAGCGTTCACAGCCCACGCCGATCTCGACTTCTCGGCGCTGCAGCGGCCGGGACGGTACCGCATCCGCGTTCCCGGCGCCGCGGACTCGCATCCGTTTCGGATCGGCGCGGACGTGTTCGCCGAGGCGGCCGATGCGATGCTCGGGTTCATGCGGCAGCAGCGCTGCGGCTACAACCCGTACCTCGATGTCGTCTGTCACCGGTTCGACGGGCGGACGGTGGAGGGGCCGCGCCCCGCAGGCAGCTTCATGCCCGCGCACGGCGGCTGGCACGATGCCGGCGACACGCTGAAGTACCTGATCACCTCCAGCAACGCGACGGCCCAGTTGCTGCTCGCCTACACCATCGCTCCGCGCATCTGGAGGGATCGCACCAACGATCTCGGTCAGCCGGGGGGGAACGGCCGCCCCGACGTGCTCGACGAAGCGCGCTGGGGGCTCGACTGGCTGCTCCGGCTGCACCCCGCTCGCGGCGAGCTGTATCACATGGTCGGCGACGACCGCGATCACAGCGGCTGGCGGCTGCCGCAGGACGACCAGTCCGACTACGGCTGGGGCAAGGGCAGCTATCGCGCGGTGTACTTCGCGACCGGGGCGCCGCAGGGGCTCGGCAAGTTCAAGAGCGAGTCGAACGGCGTCGCCAACATCGCGGGGCGCTACGCGGCGGCGATGGCGCTGGCCTACCAGATCTGGAAGGGGGATCCGCGCGAGGCCGCATTCGCCGCCCGATGTCTGCGCGCCGGCCGCGAGGTCTACGCGCTCGGCCGCGCCCGTGAAGGGGTTCAGCAGGGGAACTCGTATGGCGCGCCGTATCGCTACAACGAGAACACCTGGGCGGACGACATGGAGTGGGGGGCCGCGGAGCTGCACCGCGCCACCGGCGAGGCGGGCTACCTCGCGGATGCCCGGCGGTACGCGAAGATCATCGGGGCGACGTCGTGGATGGGGCGCGAGACCGCCCTCCACTACGAGTTCTACCCGTTCATGAACGCCGGACACTTCCGCCTCGGCGCCGGCGCCGCGTACTACCGCGCCGGGCTGGACGCCGCCGCGGCCGCCGGCGCGCGCAATCCCTGGCAGATCGGCGTGCCGTTCGTCTGGTGCTCCAACAATCTCGTCGTCGCGCTGGCCACCCAGGGCGTGATGTACGAGCGGATGACCGGCCGCCGCACGTTCCGGACGTTCAGCACGCGCCAGCGCGACTGGCTCTTCGGCGTGAACCCGTGGGGGACGTCGATGTTCACCGGGATCGGCGCCGTCGCGCCGTCCGACGTGCACATCCCGTGGTTTCAGCTGCGGAAGGAAAGCGTGCCGGGCGGGCTGGTGGACGGTCCCGTCCAGCAGGCGATCTTGGCGTCCCTGAAGGGGGTCTCACTGTCGCGGCCGGACGCCTTTGCGGCGTTCCAGAGCCCCGAAGCCGTCTACCACGATGACTGGCAGGATTACGCCACGAACGAGCCGACGATGGATGGGACCGCGTCCGCGGTGCTGCTGATGGCGCTGCAGGGGAGAGGTTACTTACGCTGA
- a CDS encoding STAS domain-containing protein — protein MAAPTRPAVTRLVLSPQEPLVAGGAAEALEQELQQTFRRGQRDVIVDLASVTAIDSAGIRALVRAHTTSQRLGGSLRLAAVSAAVMRVLEASRLAAIFETYSSVDAARLAAWPWHTVRVLMAGAVLCTVLVWIGMRWPLELAGIQTVSDSLQQADAMASSPVSRHPFIELSKLIAAALIGALVTAIHQPVSRDRPRSLEQAQILLCVSGAIMMIIIGNSLARAFGIAGAAGIVRFRTPVDDPKDVTILFLLMGLGMAAGLGAFAVAGLATAFLCIALLVLERMATQRTRLMSVELSAPGRQFPTRHVEAVLVRNEVVFEPREISQGKNDIRVKYHTWLDPRTSLDDLSAQLMAEGAGVDSVSWDQVKREKI, from the coding sequence GTGGCAGCCCCTACTCGTCCAGCCGTGACTCGCCTGGTACTCTCGCCGCAGGAGCCGCTCGTCGCCGGCGGCGCGGCGGAAGCCCTCGAGCAGGAGCTGCAGCAGACGTTCCGGCGCGGACAGCGCGACGTCATCGTCGATCTCGCGAGCGTGACGGCGATCGACAGCGCCGGCATCCGCGCGCTGGTGCGCGCCCACACCACGTCCCAGCGCCTGGGCGGCAGCCTGCGCCTGGCGGCGGTGTCGGCGGCGGTGATGCGGGTCCTCGAGGCGTCGCGCCTGGCCGCCATCTTCGAGACGTATTCCTCGGTTGACGCCGCGCGGCTCGCGGCCTGGCCGTGGCACACCGTCCGCGTGCTCATGGCCGGCGCGGTGCTCTGCACCGTGCTGGTCTGGATCGGAATGCGCTGGCCGCTCGAGCTCGCCGGCATCCAGACGGTGTCCGACTCGCTGCAGCAGGCGGACGCGATGGCTTCGAGTCCGGTCAGTCGCCATCCGTTCATCGAGCTGTCGAAGCTGATCGCCGCGGCGCTGATCGGCGCCCTGGTGACCGCCATCCATCAACCGGTGTCGCGCGACCGCCCGCGCTCGCTCGAGCAGGCCCAGATCCTGCTGTGCGTGTCGGGCGCGATCATGATGATCATCATCGGCAACTCGCTGGCGCGCGCCTTCGGCATCGCCGGCGCCGCGGGTATCGTCCGCTTCCGCACGCCGGTCGACGATCCGAAGGACGTGACGATTCTCTTTCTCCTGATGGGGCTGGGAATGGCCGCGGGGCTCGGCGCCTTCGCGGTCGCCGGGCTGGCGACGGCGTTTCTGTGCATCGCGCTCCTCGTGCTCGAGCGCATGGCCACCCAGCGCACCCGGCTGATGTCGGTCGAACTGTCGGCCCCCGGACGCCAGTTCCCGACGCGCCATGTCGAGGCGGTGCTCGTGCGCAACGAAGTCGTGTTCGAGCCGCGCGAGATCTCGCAGGGCAAGAACGACATCAGGGTGAAGTACCACACCTGGCTCGATCCCCGCACCTCGCTCGACGATCTGAGCGCGCAGCTGATGGCGGAAGGCGCGGGGGTCGACTCCGTATCCTGGGATCAGGTCAAGCGGGAAAAGATCTGA